The sequence TTTTTACCTTTGCAAGATAATCAATACGAAGAATCCCCTTTACATTCCAGAAAACATCTGTGATAACCTTTCTAGCAGATGAAAAGTTTTCATTGGTTTTTACATTTTGAGATGTGTTCCACATGGATAATCCTCAGCAAAAATAACACAACTTTTCTATTTTTGTCTAGTTTACATTTTCTTGACAaataatattgtttatatttttgttgatGAATCATTTATGTATTAGATAAGTTATGTGTTATGTCtaacttcttttttattattcCTACAACTATTTGCCTTGAATTGTTAGTCAGTATTTTGTTGCAATTTAAGTTACAGGTCAGTGTGCCTTTGTGTATAGAAATAAATTTCTCATGTTATAGTGGGTGCTTTTTGATTTGAGACACTTAATTCCTGTTGTATAAAGTCATTCTGTTGTTCCAAAAGGTTTCAGTGATATCACTTCTACGAGGTGTTAACCAGGTGAAGGAGGAGTATGAGAATCTGAGAAGAGAAATATCAGAAGTGCAGCAGTTACAGAAGCAGTTGTCTGATTCTCTTAGATTGCAGCTGCGTCAGGTACAGGGTAGGTTTGGTTCGCTTCG comes from Schistocerca piceifrons isolate TAMUIC-IGC-003096 chromosome 8, iqSchPice1.1, whole genome shotgun sequence and encodes:
- the LOC124711585 gene encoding uncharacterized protein LOC124711585, giving the protein MEKTADQLEVTVQKADTKLDLIAWKLEKCEKELFHLDGTEVSVISLLRGVNQVKEEYENLRREISEVQQLQKQLSDSLRLQLRQVQGRFGSLRERIIKSQQNN